The genomic segment ACCACACCACGAGTCTCTTTTAGGCTCCATTGCCAACAAATCAAGGGAGCTGAATGACAATGGTGAACCAACTAGAACCAACGTGGGAGACAGAATTGCAAATGTCGGTGATAAATGTGTGAGGTGTCATACTATGGACCGTGAAAATAACTGGACTGGTGGCAGTAATGAAGGAAGAGGTGAGAAACTAGACCATAGTTAGCTTGCTCTCCCACAGAAGACAGCATAGAGAGCGTGTACGCTGTACAGAGAGTCTGAAGAGAGCCGAGAGTCTGGTGGAGGTTGTCTGGCTGGAGAGGGAGTGGCTGGTGGCCCAGATGGTTTTCCTGTGGGGGTTTAGCCTTGTTGGCTCAATGAGTTGACACTGGTGCCCTTTGTCCCTGTCTGGAGTCTGGTATGACACTTGGGTAGGAGTGAATGGGGAGGGGTGGGTCTTGGCCTGTGAACTGTTGGCACTCTGTATTGGGTCACTGCTAGACGGCTGTCTCGGCAGCACAGGGGCAGAGGAGAtccacaggctttagctgtgctCTGTGTGGGGTCAGGCTGACAAGCTCCCCAAGGCAAGGAATCTGGTGGTTGATAAGTGGAATATGGTATGAAACGAGAGCCAAGAACCTCCTCTCAGTCTTTCCCACCCAATACCTCAGAGACAGGTTGGCAAATTAGCTTCAGTGTGTTTTCAATCCCTCTTCAAAATCAGTGACTGTGCGATATATGTCAAATGTAATATCTTGAGTGGGgatttacactgagtatacaaaacctTAATAACActagctctttccatgacagattgaccaggtgaaagctatgatcccttattggtgtcacttgttaaatccacttcaaaccagtgaagatgaaggggaggagacaagttaaataaggatttttaagtcttgagacatggattgcatatgtgtgctattcagagggtgaatgggcaagacaaaaaatgtaagtggTTTTGACCAGGGTATGGTATAAGGTGCCAggggcaccggtttgtgtcaagaactgcaacgctgctgggtttcacactcaacagtttcccatgtgtatcaagaacggtccaccacccaaaggacatccagccaacttgacacaaccgtgggaagtattagagtcaacatgggccagcaatcCTGTGGAACGTTTTCACTGCCTAACGAGCTGCAATAATTAAAAAGCAAAACATTGAGAGTTTAATCAATGCTAGAAGTTGTGCTATAAACGAAGACACATACATGATTTGAAAAATGCTGCTCAAAATGCTGCCCAGTGTGGCAGGCCCCCGCACCACTCCAAAACCTGTATATACTTGTGTCTTTCGGAGGGGACCTCgtgtgcaattgaccaataaagtgaTCCTAATCTTAATCATTATGGTGGCTTCAGAAATGTAGAACTCTGCTGCCATCTGGTGGTTCATAGAATAGAACCACCACAGtattttaaacaggtcaataacAAAGTATTACTCAACGTCTCTCAATCTTATAGATGTGGTCAAGCCGGATTTACCTCATCCCTCCTTGACGGCCCATCTGAGAATCAACTCTGGATCCCCTGTAGTATGGATCCCTGTAGTCCTCCTGCATACAAAGATAGAGCATGTGTTGAAACGTGTGAATAATACAGACTGCTGAAAAAGACAATCTACTTATAATCAACATACATTCAACAGCTAGGCTACCACCTAAATGGTCCGTTTTATATTAGTCCAACTGCAAAGAAAGTAAACTAAATCGTACTTTTCTGAGATCAATATGATAATGGTCATGTTAAAGCTTTACCGACCTGTCGGGGAGATGGGGAGTTCCTCCCTCGGATGCTGCCTACCACGTCACCATGGTATCCACGATCACTTCCTGTGTGAATGTTGTCGCTAGGGTATCCTATCTGGTCATCGTCATGGTAACTTTGAACACCACCATACCGCTTGGTTTCATATTCAAATTCTCTGTCATATTCTTGCTCCGGTCTTGTCACAGCAGTCCTCCTCTCGACAACATTCACAACTCTCTGGTACGTTCCCTAAACAAGAAGCATTACAACATTGATTAGTTTATTTCAAAACACAAGTGCAGAGAGACAATCTACTCTATGCATGATCGAATAAGTTGTACATCTATTTACATTGACAACTCCATGAAGGATGGTCGATGGCCTAATAAACACTCATGTGATGACAATACATACGTGAAAATAATCATCACCGTCTGCCCAAAGAGTGCATTGTGCAAAGTGCTAGAATGACCAGTCACTTACCGCTCTCTCTGAAATATGCTCATCGGTGGCCTCTCTGATTCGGCTTCGGTCTCGCCTGTACGCCACTGCAAGTAAGGGACAACAAGCATACAATCACAGCCATGACAATAATTAACACAAGGGGACACAAACTAAAATGTGTTAATTGTCCACAAGTAGCTGTCATTTCAAACAAGTATGTAAACTAATGCGGCGTTCACATAATGACGGAGTAATCACAAGTTCTGCGTTCCGACTGGGAAGTTTAACTTGAACGACCCTCCAAGTCATAATTACAAGTGGGGAAACTCAAAGAAAATGTTGTTACAAGAGTTGTCAAGTTGTGACGTTTCGCTGCTGACCTTTCAAATTTTTTGACCAAAAGACAACAAAACGGGTTTGAGGAGCAGGTAAAACTAAAAAAAACTTCTCATTCCTCCTTCGTATGGCAGCGACTGCTAGTCAAAACAGTTATTTGGGCTCCACAGGAGCATCCAGGAAGTCTGGAACGAGTAACGCAGTCAACGAACCTCACTGACTGTGCTCTTATGATGGGTTGTAAAAATCATTGGCTGCAGAGCAACTCGGCTGTCCTCAGAACTGGATCATTATAAACTGATTCACATTTGCGCCTCCTCCCTTATTAGGCTTAGGCTACTATAGGTGTTGTAGGTAGGTTGCATGTTGCTAGAATAATATGGATATAGGCCTAAGCCAACAACGCATAATCTTTTTCACAAGCTTTACTCAGCTGTAGCCAAAGTTTTATTTTCTTCTCCTCATTAGAAtttcggtagcattgcctataaattgtttaacttgggtcaaacatttcaggtagccttccacaagcttcccacaataaggcgggtgaattttggcccattccacctgacagagctggtgtaactgagtcaggtttgtaggcctccttgctctcacacgctttttcagttctgcccacacattttctatagaattgaggtcatggctttgtgatggccattccaatacctcgactttgttgtccttaagccattttgccacaatattagaagtatgcttgcggtcattgtccatgtggaagacccatttgcaaccaagctttaaattcctgactgatgtcttgagatattgcttcaatatatccacataaatttcctccctcatgatgccaactattttgtgaagtgcaccagtcccccctcctgcagcaaggcacccacacaacaggatgctgccacccctgtgcttcaagcctccccctttatcctccaaacataacgatggtcattatggccaaacagttctatttttgtttcatcagaccaggtgacatttctccaaaaagtatgaactttgtccccatgtgcagttgaaaaccgtagtctggcttttttaatggcggttttggagcagcggcttcttccttgctgagcggcctttcaagttatgtcgatatagaactcgttttacagtggaaatagatacttttgtacctgtttcctccagcatcttcacaaggtcattttctgttgttttgggattgatttgcacttttcgcaccaaagtacattcatctctaggagacagaacgtgtctccttcctgagcggtatcacagctgagtggtcccatggtgtttatacttgcgtactattgtttgcacagatgaacgtggtaccttcaggcgtttggaaattgctcccaaggatgaaccagacttggaggtctacatttttttttctgaggtcttggctgatttcttttgattttcccatgatgtcaagcaaagaggcactgagtttgaaggtaggccttgaaatacatccacaggtacacctccaattgactcaaatggatCAGggttacatcattttctggaattttccaagctgtttaaaggcacagtcaacttagtgtatgttaacttctgacccactggaattgtgatacagtgaattataagtgaaatatctccaacctaagtgtatgtaaacttctgacttcaactgtatttgtcacTCAATATAAATCTGTGAATGAGTATAGCATAGAATCCAACTTTTATAATTATTCCCATAGAAAGCTGCAACTTTAGGACAATAAACACTTTATAGGAATAATTTGGAAAATACTCTTCATAACTTTAATTTGTCTTAATGCTTTTAAGATATATCAGATATATATTAGGATTAGGCTTTTAGTCGTTTGGGTCGTAATGGCAAGGAGGGATTTTTTTCCCATACTTGAATGCATGCATCATTTGTTTAAATACTTTGCTCAACTGTAAGGTTTGTTCAAATTTCTCGTTAGATTTGTATctctcattaaaaaaaaaactttaaaagaTTCACTTATTCAATGTTTGATCATGAAtacggtaatacggtcaccacgaCAGCCCTACTTGTGTGACAAGAAGCTGTAATCCTAAGGTCGGCAACTAAATCCTTGACGTTTCACCTGTGAACTGTTAAATTGGAGACCGAGTTTGCACTGAGATCAAGCTAGCTAAAATCCTATTGGTTGAAGAATTGGTCCGACTTCAAAAGCAACTAAACACAATCATGTCGGAATACCCAGTTTCCCACAAGCACATGAATGCCTCATTAGATAGTAACTTTGTGCAGTGTGTACAGGCAGTGTAGTGTGTGCACTAGGGAGACTTAAGTAACGTTTATACTCTGACAAACTATGAAAGTATCTGAGCTAGGCATCAGGGTTACAGTATGACTGTCCCTTCATATTGTGCACACAGATTTTTCAGTTACTGTAGTGGAGTGTGGAAGAGCTGTAGCTAACTTACTCCAAGTTGCTGAAGGGCTCCTCGATGTGGGACTTGGAGAATGTAAAACCTGCAAATATTGATGAATATTTAGGAATTATTGAGTTGTCTATAGAGTGTATTGACACAAATGTGGTTGATATTCAAAAACTAGGATACAAGACACAGAACGAAAAATTGCACATGTAAAACAAAATCAACTGGGGCATATTCATTACCGACGTCTCTTAAACAGAAGGACCTACCTGAATTACCGATGGGGTGTAACGTTAATAATTACGGACCACAATTTCTAACGACAGAATTCAGGCAGCTAGGGCCCTCCGTTTAATTACGTTTgattccgtttaagaaacgtttcgCAACAGAGTCTGtgtaatgaatacgaccctgacGATTAATAATGTTTCTATATGAACATCCCAAGTCAATTGCAATGATAGTGTCTCTAGCTAGTAATGTACAAACAATTGGATAGATACTGAAGTTAGCCTAGCTAGCTTGCAAAGAGATGCTGGCCAATGCTAGCTAGCGTACACTGAAGCTGTTGTTGCTAGGAAAAACGAACTTACCAGCTGAACGTGCTCTGTGTATTAAAAGGTAGTTTTGCACTTTTTGCGATAAAGTGGTTGATTTTTTTTATACAGTTCCAACCCTTTCTGCATGTGCAACATTTGACAACAAACACCACGAGTAAAATTCAACCTCTTCCTCGTCGGTGTTTGATTGGCGGAGTGCAGTATGTTACGCGGAGTTTACCGCCGCCTATCTTCTTCTTCGACCTTTTTGTCTTCGGCGGCGGTTGGTGTCCAAAGTTTAACACTCTTATACTTAGcttgaataaaaatatatataataataaaataacctaccatctaacactatactcacatttttattttatttttaataataaataaataaacatcataCTCCACAATTTCAAAATATTTTTTGCCTACTTCGGGCCAACAGCCTTAAAGGATGGGATACCACCACTTAACACACTCTTCGTCTCGCACAACCAAAtacctctgcagctgccaccacaacctcaattttcAGAGACTCTAACCATTGCTATTAAAGCTAAAAATCCAATCTGACTGAAACAtatattggggtggcaggtagagccttgggccagtaactgaaaagttgctggatcgaatccctgagctgacaaggtaaaaatctgtcgttctgcccatgaacaaggccgttaacccactgttccctggtaggctgtcattgtacataataatttgttcttaactgactagttaaataaagtttttttttttaatcacttGTTGGTTTATCCTTCTGTACTGGTAGAAATCTTTGCAGgatccctcccatctccctctacATTCTTCATTGCCTCAGCATttgacaacttctgcactactctaaccctggaaacctgaACCTGCCTCTCGCACTGAACATTTGtgatccccagccccatgggcacccctacaattaacacataccgctacacattcctttgtctcatgcatGGCATATCAATatcttctgcacacttctcacacctagcaGATtgcctcctacacactgctgccacatgcccataagcttgacaacTGCAATGTATTCGGCACAAAAGCTCGTACATGATAACTTATATATCCTTTGCCGGGCAAAGACTCAACTTCAAAACTCAAACCGCCATTCGTTCCAGAATTCGTCTTTTCCCCCGAAACGAGTTAGCCGAAACCCCATTTAGTCATTGGTCAACAGCATTGAGTGTGGTGATTGGATAGAGTCAGAGAGCCTCAGCCAGGCGTGTGCGGTCAAAAGCAGGTTAACAGACAGAAGGGCTTTAACCCAGATACATCACAGGGACTAtgtggtagtgagaggaagtccAATGGGAGAGGCATTCTACACCGTTTTATAAAATTGCGTTGTTTAGAAAGACTAGAAGGTCGAATTGAGTTTGTCCACACAGATACTTCACAGAGgtggcgttccctaacggaaatatgcaaatacatgctaaaAAGCCCAAAAAGGACCTCGCTAGCTTGTGCTTGGCTTtacccacctccttgcttgttctgcccagtATGCTTTATTTGCTCCCACTGTAAACGACACAGATGAActgtcttgggttagttataaacaTCTTTGGTACCGTCaaaaagaaccccccccccccccccccccccccccccccccacacacacacacacacacacacacacacaccaactgattaATGGAATGCTGAATGTTTTAATTGTACTTTTAGTTGTACAATGTTTTAGttgtagttaataaatatattgttGTTGATCATTTTAATGTACGTAATGAAGGAGTAAGTCAATTTAAAGAGTGGCTACAGAAGACGCAAGACTCAGGAGTCATTTGGAGGGTTGCTGTCACAAAACCAAGTAAAGGACAGCATGTGCTTTTTAAAGTAAGGCCACATCATGAACACTGTCATGTTACACAcagtctcactctcactctcactcactcactgacacacacatttcttttttGTTTAGTCTCTTGCTATTTATAGTATCCTATGCAATCCCAGTAAATAGTTTTGCTGTTTTGAAGAAATTAAAAGAATAAACTCCATACATTTTGTTCAGACTCATTGTAAGCGTCAATACAATGTTTCCGTCAGTTCCCAAACAGCCAATGACAGATGACTGTCCATTGTCAAACTAATTAATTACTGTATGTAATTATAAAAAAATGATGTAACAACAATTTGTCTAGTCCAAATATGGCACGATTACGCTGTATGTGTCGGTTTGCGACGCTTTCAAttggggacttttattttgaaggcaaaccgcaaactCAACACCGAGGACGACGATCACCGTGACCATGGCAACggagtaaacaaaacatttcAACGTGTGAAAAGCATGTATAAAACGTTTTTACAGTCAACAAAAATGATTTACCCCAAAATAGATTAGAAAAcaattgtgtgtattgttatacGTTATTCTGTAAACCTGTGATGTAATGTTAGACTGCTAATTAGCTAGTTAGTGTGGCAAAGCTGATactttttttcttattttatgAAACTTTTAAAAGTGTTTAAAAATATATGGAATTGTAATTATACGTTCGAAATTCATATTTAGCAAAGTACATAACTCATTCGTTCAAGATAACCGGGAAATACGAGGTGAAATCATGACTTCTGTGATTTTCAGGTTGGAGCTCGAGAAAGAGGCCCGAGGTCCGGAGTTGGAATTCCGAGATGGATGACCATTTGAATCGAATTTTCCCAGTcggaactgtttttttttttcgaGTTCCCAGGTGTCTTCAACAATTTGAAGTCGGAAATCAGATGTTTCTGAGTTCCCCGTTTTTGTGAACGCTGCACAAACAGGTTACGTTGTGTCGAGCGTGGGTAAATGCGAATGCACCTCAACCAATAAAAACGTGTGATGGGCGGGACTGGTCCGTTTAGAGTGCGTCGGTGAGGGGTACTTTGAGTGCCTTGAGAGAGTGATTGGGTAGGCGTTGCCACGTGATCATCATCCTTCCACTGGAGTTCTACGACAGCAGAGAGCGGCGTTGGTCATTTCCCCGTCAAATTAATCTATATTGAGTTCAAACAAATAAAGGTTTTATACGATGGGAGACAAGAAGAGCCCCACAAGGTAAAATTACATATTTATCTAGAAAAATGACCAGAAAATGTGATGAACACTTGTAAACATAGGGTACGACCAATGGATGCGTAGCGCTAGCTACATTGTAGCTTCATGGCGGCTGACTGGCTCTTTTATGCCGGGGCCACCGTGTGTCAAATAGAAGAGTTTTACCTCGTAAATCTGACCATCCGGCTCAAATGAGAGTCATTTGTATTGTTGTGTTTTTGTACAAATACACATAAATGAATGTTACCTAAAATGGCTATGCTGACAGTGTCGCTCCccttatcgtgtgtgtgtgtgtgtgtgtgtgtgtgtgtgtgtgtgtgtgtgtgttttgaaggCCGAAGCGGCAACCCAAGCCCTCTTCTGACGATGCCTACTGGGACTGTAGCGTATGTACTTTCAGGAACACCGCCGAAGCTTTCAAGTGTATGATGTGCGATGTCAGAAAGGGAACGTCAACACGGTAAGAAGGGTTTCCACTAGATACCACAGCCACAAGTCTAAATAGTCTATATCTTAACAATTTatgaaaatgaacatttgctttttggtcttaatttaaaggttagcagtgtggttgagattaggtttaaaatcacattttaagaacgTATTAAAGAAATATGCTGGTTTATAACTTTGTGGCTGTTGTAACTAGTGATGACTGGGAAGAAGATCAAAGATGATGTCCAGACAGTTTGACTTTTGGATGTAAACTTATTGTGCAGATTATTCATAAATCATTCTAATTGTTGCCTAAATTCAAGTGGTTATTTTGAGTGAGACATTTCTATTATGGGGACATTATTTGACAGATTCTATGGTGTAGTTCGTCTGACAGAttgtgtcaaattggttgtttttATCAATAAAGGGATAAAACAACAAGTTTGAACCCATCTAAAAGTAAAATTTCTCAAGATGTCCGGAACCATGCACAGAACTTAACCCACTGAGCACAAATGTCAGGTGTATGCGTTCCTGTACCCTCAATATGTTGTCGCTATGCAGCATTTGTCTATGTGCAGTGTGCTTCCTTATGATAGTTTTTCCCCATACATACAATTCATCATACACTAGAAATCTAGAAAAATGAGTCAGTGTGCATAAATATGCAGTGCATATATGTATGTACCTGCTGCTTATGGCCTAATATCCAATGTTAATAATCACTCATCTGTTTCTAGGAAGCCTCGCCCTGTCTCCCAAATGGTTGCCCAGCAAGTCACTGCACAGTTTGCTTCACCCACACAACCCAAAAAAGAGAAGAAGGAGAAATCGGAGAAAGAAAAGAGTGAAAAGGAACCAACACAGAAAAAGAACAGCCACAAGAAGACGAGGTAAGGAGGGAACTGTTTGAACAAAATATTCGCAAAGATACTATGAAGGTTGGCGAATATTTTAACCATCTCATTTTATTATGATTATTACATTCTATCAAAATCATTTACAGCTTCCAAGTGACTATCCTACTAGCCATACTATTGACTCTCATCCTGTTCTATTAATGACAATATACAGTGGGTATCCTTACAGTGGGTATCAGTATTCACCCCCTCtgtatttttttcacattttgttgcgttacaaagtgggattgaaatatttaattgtttttatttatttattgatctATCTCCACAAGATACACTAATGTTGAAGTGAAAAGAACATTCAAAGTGTGtactaatatttatttattttttataacagCTATATAGACTTTGCTTAAGTATTCACCCTCTTTGTtcaggcaagcctaaattagatCCGGATTAAACAAATGACATCCCGATACATAagctactgttcaaaagtttggggtcacttagaaatgtctttgtttttgaaagaaaatcccctcttttttttggggggggggggtccattaaCAACagaaaattgatcagaaatacagtgtagacgttgttcatgttgtaaatgactattgtagctggaaacggcagaatttctttaatggaatatctacataggcgtagaggctcattaccagcaaccatcacttctgtgttccaatggcacgttgtgttagctaatccaagtttataatttttaaaggctaattgatcattataaaacccttttgcaattatgttagcacaactgaaaagtgttttgattaaagaagtaataaaactgtccttctttagactagatgaGAATCTGCAGCATCATtgtttcgattacaggctcaaaatggccagaaacaaggtactttcttctgaaactcgtcagtctattcttgttctgagaaatgaaggctattccatgcgagaaattgccaagaaaatgaagatctcgtacaacgctgtgtactacaccCTTCacaacagcgcaaactggctctaaccggaatagaaagaggagtgggaggccccggtgcacaactgagcaagaggacaagtacatttcagtgtctagtttgagaaatggatacgtcacaagtcctcaactggcagcttcgttaaatagtacacgcaaaacaccagtctcaatgtcaacagtgaagaggtgacttccaggcagagttcctctgtccagtgtctgttcttttgcccatcttttctttttattggccagtctgagatatgtcttttGCCTTGCAACTCagcctggagtcacctcttcactgttgacgttgagactggtgttttgcgtgtactatttaatgaagctcaaagttgaggacttgtgaggtgtctgtacGAGATCCTCAGTTTCTTGGCAacttctcgcatggaatagccttcatttctcagaacaagaatagactgacgagtttcagaagaaaggtcttgtttctggccattttgagcctgtaatcaaaaccacaaatgttgatgctccagatactcaactagtctaaagaaggccagttgtattgcttctttaatcagaacaacagtttttagctgtgctaacataattgcaaaagggttttctaatgatcacttagcctttttaaaatgataaccttggattagctaacacaatgtgccattggaacacaggagtgatggttgctgataatgggcctttgtacACGTATGTAGGTAAGCCATTAAAAATCAGCAGttaccagctacaatagtaatttacaacgttaacaatgtctacactgtatgtcTGGTCAATTtgatgatattttaatggacTAAAAaacgtgtttaaaaaaaaaaaaatgtaacaaggacatttctaagtgaccttaaacttttgaacggtagtgtacatctaAGGTCCCTCATTGCATTTCAAGCAAAGATTAAACTAAAATACCAGGGAGCTATTCAAAAGCCTCAatgaagggcagtgattggtagatgggtaacaataacaaatcagacactGAATATCTCTAAGCGTGGATGATGTATTAAGCCACCCAGACAAATCAAAGATGCAATCGAACTgagctacaggacaggacaggaaggacacTGCTcagacagttttgacttaaatctgctatAATGTCAATActtaaaaatggctgtctagctatGATCACCAACACCTTGGCAGAGCATAAATATTGTGAAAATGTCTTAGATTTAGGGctcacatgctgaccagaccggacacgtcgcgtgcgcCGCAAAATacatgtagaaatccatgttattcaattattgc from the Oncorhynchus kisutch isolate 150728-3 linkage group LG4, Okis_V2, whole genome shotgun sequence genome contains:
- the LOC109889648 gene encoding YY1-associated factor 2 codes for the protein MGDKKSPTRPKRQPKPSSDDAYWDCSVCTFRNTAEAFKCMMCDVRKGTSTRKPRPVSQMVAQQVTAQFASPTQPKKEKKEKSEKEKSEKEPTQKKNSHKKTRPRLKNVDRSSAQHLEVTVGDLTVIITDFKEKTKPASTPSSAASADQHSQSGNTSSDNTERGVSRSSSPRGEGSSVNSESH